One window of Desulfarculus baarsii DSM 2075 genomic DNA carries:
- a CDS encoding (Fe-S)-binding protein gives MPQAITPKTLSQEAHEKLKKANLNLCLTCGTCSGGCPITGNPSEDMQGMDIRKVYRMLAYGMVDEVVNSRFPWLCTGCGRCAAACPMDIDTPAIMGYMKHLRPRDQVPGILHKGVEQVLATGNNMGISKEDYLFTMADMGREMADDCCPGFYVPVDKQDADILFFPNSKEVYGDFEDMLWWWKIFYAAKENWTIPSENWEAVDWGLFTGNYEATRILAQRKIDMMKKFNIKRMIMPDCGGGSYGCRMGMKTCAIDDPNNVVNWIYLYDYLKEIIAQGRVKLDKSVNAGKIFTWHDSCKHGRELERHYGHGYFDEPRWIIQQCVDEFVDMEPNRMNGNCCGAGGGNWPMPYEADSVWHGRKKFESIKNSGAHVVVVGCSNCHDQIMKRLPKFYTDYKYEVKYIWELVADSLVIEPWDDDMVAKAEAEAAEQWERLGVDLDAGY, from the coding sequence ATGCCCCAGGCCATCACACCCAAAACGCTCTCGCAAGAGGCGCACGAAAAGCTCAAGAAAGCCAACCTCAACCTGTGCCTGACCTGCGGCACCTGCAGCGGCGGCTGCCCGATCACCGGCAACCCCAGCGAGGACATGCAGGGCATGGATATCCGTAAGGTTTATCGCATGCTGGCCTATGGCATGGTCGACGAAGTGGTCAATTCGCGTTTCCCCTGGCTGTGCACCGGCTGTGGCCGCTGCGCCGCCGCCTGCCCCATGGACATCGACACGCCGGCGATCATGGGCTACATGAAGCACTTGCGCCCCCGCGATCAGGTGCCGGGCATCCTGCACAAGGGCGTCGAGCAGGTGTTGGCCACCGGCAACAACATGGGCATCTCCAAGGAAGACTATCTTTTCACCATGGCCGACATGGGCCGCGAGATGGCCGACGATTGCTGCCCCGGCTTTTACGTGCCCGTGGACAAGCAGGACGCCGACATCCTCTTCTTCCCCAACTCCAAGGAAGTCTACGGCGACTTCGAGGACATGCTGTGGTGGTGGAAGATCTTCTACGCGGCAAAGGAAAACTGGACCATCCCCAGCGAGAACTGGGAGGCCGTGGACTGGGGCTTGTTCACCGGCAACTACGAGGCCACGCGCATCCTGGCCCAGCGCAAGATCGACATGATGAAAAAGTTCAACATCAAGCGCATGATCATGCCCGACTGCGGCGGCGGCTCCTATGGCTGCCGCATGGGCATGAAGACCTGCGCCATCGATGATCCCAACAACGTGGTCAACTGGATTTATCTCTACGACTACCTCAAGGAGATCATCGCGCAGGGCCGCGTCAAGCTGGACAAGAGCGTCAACGCCGGCAAGATTTTCACCTGGCACGACAGCTGCAAACACGGCCGCGAGTTGGAGCGCCATTATGGCCACGGCTACTTCGATGAGCCCCGCTGGATTATCCAGCAGTGCGTCGACGAGTTCGTGGACATGGAGCCCAACCGCATGAACGGCAACTGCTGCGGGGCCGGCGGCGGCAACTGGCCCATGCCCTACGAGGCCGACTCGGTGTGGCACGGCCGCAAGAAGTTCGAGTCGATCAAAAACAGCGGGGCCCACGTGGTGGTGGTGGGCTGCTCCAACTGCCACGACCAGATCATGAAGCGCCTGCCCAAGTTCTACACCGACTATAAATACGAGGTGAAATACATCTGGGAGTTGGTGGCCGACTCGCTGGTCATCGAACCCTGGGACGACGACATGGTGGCCAAGGCCGAGGCCGAAGCCGCCGAGCAGTGGGAGCGCCTGGGCGTGGACCTGGACGCCGGATACTAG
- a CDS encoding magnesium chelatase, with product MHSLTEAFAFSAIVGQESMKQALLLNAVNHMVGGVLIRGEKGTAKSTAVRALAALLPQILVVEGCPFGCDPAAPAKLCPYCAQRLAKGEKLPNLLRKARVVDLPMGSTEDRLLSSLDSERAIKHGEKHFEPGILAEANRGVL from the coding sequence ATGCATTCGTTGACGGAGGCCTTTGCCTTCTCGGCCATCGTGGGCCAGGAATCGATGAAACAAGCGCTGCTGCTCAACGCGGTCAACCACATGGTTGGCGGCGTGCTGATCCGCGGCGAAAAAGGCACGGCCAAATCCACCGCCGTGCGCGCCCTGGCTGCCTTGCTGCCACAGATCCTGGTGGTCGAGGGCTGCCCCTTTGGCTGTGATCCGGCCGCGCCGGCCAAACTATGCCCTTATTGCGCCCAGCGCCTGGCCAAAGGCGAAAAACTGCCGAACCTCCTGCGCAAGGCTAGGGTAGTCGATCTGCCGATGGGCTCCACCGAGGACCGCTTGTTGAGCTCGTTGGATTCGGAACGGGCCATCAAGCACGGCGAAAAGCACTTCGAGCCGGGCATCCTGGCCGAGGCCAACCGCGGCGTGCTCTAG
- a CDS encoding glycosyltransferase, translating into MIETDGRTMTKRNDRQHAKSLKEKPYKVGLQKAQYFLPGAASSPERKPLKVCILACDIVGPIRNGGIGTAYTYLARFLKHHGHDVTILYTLGKYCEIGTIDQWIEFYNNEEIEFIPLPHILSTRFADNGISDSVRQSYDAMAWLKDKQFDVVHVSEWRGIGYFPLLAKRLGLLEHPPHFVVKCSSPTLWANKGGWQLPMRLVELSYERLERCSVEWADTVISGSSDLLDWMIEHGYDLPAETYSHKNILPLIDDFLDGSKTGKREQVDELVFFGRLEPRKGIELFCRALDMFRHSDVKPRKITFLGKRSNLFNIKDALAARNYLGIEFEIIDNASQPEAIRYLKEPGRLAVMPSILENSSFCIYECLAYGIPFVASGTGGNPELVAQEYHDEVMFPLMPSAIFKSIVNALKNGAINPAPSFSLEESESIWSDWHYSLSNVLAAERSSRKTNAIESISEPPLISVCLSTYNRSHGARRAIESIKAQDYPNIEILVVDDGTDNPYDMAEMRRIADELHSEGHRVVFQENQYLGAVRNKCISEARGEYLFFHDDDNVALPGEIKKMFSAMQKTGCDILTTFGYKYVEEDDEFASYEEIIQKDLSHCDIIPFLGGGLALGLFKNVFGDSNSLLKKQVAIDVGGFTTDYGIIQEDHEFFAKCVLAGKKLLVYPEPTYIYRWSNRGMMRSQSAIAGRLRVARAYTQHIPRELEQIIYMAQSQFFENNKNANFVRLMTPWIESIGEVSELMKNMTKKG; encoded by the coding sequence GTGATTGAAACCGACGGCAGAACCATGACCAAGCGCAATGACAGGCAACACGCAAAGTCACTCAAGGAAAAACCGTACAAAGTCGGCCTGCAGAAAGCGCAATATTTTTTGCCGGGGGCGGCGAGTTCGCCAGAGAGAAAACCACTGAAAGTTTGCATTTTAGCCTGTGACATAGTTGGACCTATCCGTAACGGTGGAATCGGTACGGCCTATACTTATCTTGCCAGATTTCTGAAGCACCATGGACACGATGTAACCATTCTTTATACCTTAGGAAAGTATTGCGAAATTGGAACAATTGACCAATGGATAGAATTTTATAATAATGAAGAAATAGAGTTTATTCCGCTACCACATATTCTTTCAACACGATTCGCCGACAATGGAATATCCGATTCGGTGCGTCAGTCATATGACGCCATGGCCTGGCTTAAAGACAAACAATTCGACGTGGTGCACGTAAGCGAATGGCGCGGCATAGGTTATTTCCCATTGTTGGCGAAACGTTTGGGATTGTTGGAGCACCCACCGCACTTCGTCGTCAAATGCTCGTCGCCGACATTGTGGGCCAACAAGGGCGGTTGGCAACTGCCAATGCGCTTGGTCGAGCTTTCCTATGAACGTCTGGAACGTTGCTCGGTGGAATGGGCCGACACCGTGATTAGTGGATCATCAGACCTTCTCGACTGGATGATCGAGCACGGGTACGATCTGCCTGCGGAAACATATTCTCACAAGAATATTTTACCGCTCATCGATGATTTTTTGGATGGCAGTAAAACAGGCAAGCGCGAACAGGTCGACGAACTAGTATTTTTTGGCCGCTTGGAGCCACGCAAGGGCATTGAGCTTTTTTGCCGCGCCTTGGATATGTTCAGGCATTCAGACGTCAAACCACGTAAAATCACCTTCCTGGGAAAACGATCAAACCTTTTCAATATAAAAGATGCTTTAGCCGCGCGAAACTATCTTGGAATTGAATTTGAGATTATTGACAACGCCTCTCAACCAGAAGCGATTCGTTATTTAAAGGAACCAGGACGGCTGGCGGTGATGCCTTCCATCCTGGAAAATTCTTCATTTTGCATTTACGAGTGTTTGGCATATGGCATTCCCTTTGTGGCTAGCGGCACCGGCGGCAATCCAGAATTGGTCGCGCAAGAATATCACGACGAAGTAATGTTTCCCCTGATGCCATCGGCAATCTTCAAAAGCATTGTCAACGCGCTGAAGAATGGCGCCATAAACCCCGCTCCATCGTTTTCGCTTGAAGAAAGCGAGTCCATTTGGTCGGACTGGCACTATTCGCTTTCCAACGTCCTGGCCGCGGAACGTAGCTCGCGCAAAACCAACGCTATCGAATCGATAAGTGAACCGCCCTTGATATCAGTGTGCCTCTCCACCTACAATCGGTCACACGGCGCGCGCCGCGCGATCGAATCGATAAAGGCGCAGGATTATCCAAATATTGAAATATTGGTCGTGGATGATGGCACGGACAACCCATACGACATGGCCGAAATGCGCCGCATCGCCGACGAGTTGCACTCCGAAGGCCACAGGGTCGTATTTCAGGAAAATCAATATCTTGGCGCGGTAAGAAACAAGTGCATTTCTGAAGCCAGGGGTGAGTATCTATTTTTCCACGACGACGACAACGTAGCATTGCCTGGTGAAATCAAGAAAATGTTTTCGGCCATGCAAAAAACAGGCTGCGATATTCTGACTACATTTGGTTATAAATATGTCGAAGAAGACGATGAATTCGCCTCTTACGAAGAAATAATACAAAAAGATTTGTCACATTGTGACATCATTCCTTTTTTGGGTGGAGGCTTGGCGCTTGGCCTATTCAAAAACGTATTTGGCGATTCAAACAGCCTGCTGAAAAAGCAGGTCGCCATCGACGTGGGTGGATTCACCACGGATTATGGCATTATCCAGGAAGACCATGAGTTCTTCGCAAAATGCGTTCTAGCTGGCAAAAAGTTGCTGGTTTACCCCGAACCCACATATATATACCGCTGGTCAAACCGCGGCATGATGCGTTCACAAAGCGCAATCGCCGGGCGTTTGCGCGTCGCCAGAGCGTACACGCAGCACATCCCCCGCGAACTGGAACAGATCATTTACATGGCCCAGTCACAGTTTTTTGAAAACAATAAAAACGCCAATTTCGTGCGTCTGATGACGCCATGGATTGAAAGCATCGGCGAGGTGAGCGAGCTGATGAAGAACATGACAAAAAAAGGCTAG